Proteins encoded within one genomic window of Aspergillus nidulans FGSC A4 chromosome VII:
- the nbp35 gene encoding Fe-S cluster-binding ATPase (transcript_id=CADANIAT00008832): MAPSFTETTSTYLEAPSKAPPNLVAPEPEHCPGPESDQAGQGDACAGCPNQSICASAPKGPDPDIPLITARLASVRHKILVLSGKGGVGKSTFSSLLAHGFASNPDSTVGIMDTDICGPSIPKMMGVESETIHISNAGWSPVWVSDNLGVMSVQFMLPNRDDAVIWRGPKKNGLIKQFLKDVDWGEMDYLIVDTPPGTSDEHLSVNSLLKESGVDGAVVVTTPQEVSLLDVRKEIDFCRKAGIRILGLVENMSGFVCPSCDHESKIFRATTGGGKRLAKKMGIPFLGAVPLDPRVGMACDYGESFVENFPDSPASLAIKQVVRAVGRFVGEDPDSVLPDAE, from the exons ATGGCGCCCTCATTCACAGAAACCACGTCGACATACCTTGAGGCGCCATCAAAAGCGCCGCCGAACCTCGTCGCCCCCGAGCCTG AACACTGTCCAGGTCCCGAATCCGACCAGGCAGGTCAAGGCGATGCCTGCGCTGGCTGTCCTAACCAATCTATTTGCGCTTCTGCCCCGAAGGGGCCTGACCCTGACATCCCTCTCATAACCGCGCGCCTTGCCTCTGTCCGACACAAGATCCTCGTTTTATCGGGCAAAGGTGGCGTTGGAAAGTCCACATTTTCGTCGCTTCTCGCACACGGTTTCGCATCCAATCCAGATTCCACAGTGGGAATCATGGACACAGATATTTGTGGACCCAGTATCCCTAAGATGATGGGCGTCGAGTCAGAGACAATTCACATCAGTAACGCTGGTTGGAGTCCTGTCTGGGTATCCGACAACTTGGGCGTCATGAGCGTGCAGTTTATGCTTCCGAACCGTGACGATGCCGTAATCTGGCGCGGGCCGAAGAAGAATGGTCTTATCAAGCAGTTCTTGAAAGATGTGGACTGGGGTGAGATGGATTATTTGATTGTTGATACGCCGCCTGGGACGTCTGATGAGCATCTCTCAGTCAACTCCTTGCTTAAGGAGTCTGGTGTTGATGGCGCCGTGGTTGTCACGACACCGCAGGAGGTATCTCTTCTTGATGTACGCAAGGAAATTGATTTCTGCCGCAAAGCTGGGATTCGAATTCTCGGTCTAGTTGAGAATATGTCTGGTTTCGTCTGTCCGAGCTGTGACCATGAGTCGAAGATCTTCCGGGCCACGACGGGTGGCGGTAAGAGACTTGCAAAGAAGATGGGGATTCCGTTTCTAGGCGCGGTGCCTCTGGATCCTAGGGTCGGCATGGCGTGTGACTACGGCGAGAGCTTTGTGGAGAATTTCCCGGATAGCCCTGCATCCCTGGCGATCAAGCAAGTTGTCAGGGCTGTTGGGCGGTTCGTCGGTGAAGACCCGGATAGTGTTCTGCCGGATGCGGAGTGA
- a CDS encoding uncharacterized protein (transcript_id=CADANIAT00008833) has translation MKKCTWLLLDPAQERQCYIPTSYRRTLRNNVGSHRKAPQYDHMSTMGPPQTALLASIGKVDSEAFQFGEATSQTSFRKTVRLSMLGVHIGRAGLPRGITHAFICKQLASTTHYAQISDGLNSYSILIENLTMQAPFPTNELSGIEIHIPILYNILRHVERRLKC, from the exons ATGAAGAAGTGCACATGG CTCCTGCTCGATCCTGCTCAAGAGCGCCAATGCTATATCCCAACCAGCTATCGGAGGACACTCCGCAACAATGTAGGCAGTCACCGTAAAGCA CCCCAATACGACCATATGTCAACTATGGGGCCCCCGCAGACGGCTTTGCTCG CTAGCATTGGGAAAGTTG ATAGTGAGGCCTTCCAATTCGGCGAAGCCACCTCTCAGACAAGTTTTCGCAAGACCGTTCGCCTGAGCATGCTCGGCGTCCACATTGGCAGAGCCGGTCTCCCTCGTGGAATAACCCACGCTTTCATTTGTAAACAATTGGCGTCTACTACCCACTATGCACAAATTAGCGACGGCCTGAATAGTTATTCCATACTGATTGAGAACCTGACGATGCAAGCCCCGTTTCCCACAAACGAGCTTTCGGGGATTGAAATCCATATTCCCATCTTGTACAATATTTTGCGCCATGTCGAGCGCAGACTCAAGTGTTGA
- a CDS encoding aspartyl protease pepAa (transcript_id=CADANIAT00008834), giving the protein MRIIPSALIALGFGYGVVAAPTLKQAERRSFKVETVRRSNTIYGPAALRKAYVKYGIVAADIGLDLDDFEPSVKVAAAADTDAEVAEPDLTGAVSAKSVEGDASFVSPITIGGQELTITFDTGSSDVWVVNTLLPKDSIEGQTAFDPSKSTTYKKMTGSTFNITYGDDSYAYGPVGTDTINVGGVTVTGQAIGLPTAVASSILEDTHSNGLVGLGFSSLNTVKPTQQKSFFETIAGVLDEPVLSASLVSDGVGEYEFGTVDKSKYKGNLVNATVDSSGGFWKFESSYYRVGDGTLKKHDDATWTIADTGTSLMLLEQTVVDEYYAQVRGAQYATSASGYIYPCSAELPNLSIAIGPQHLATVPGNLINFSEVGTNTTTGEAVCYGGVQSNSGLDMQILGDAFLKAFYVVFDLRGPSIGVASPV; this is encoded by the exons ATGAGGATAATCCCATCCGCGTTGATCGCTCTGGGGTTCGGCTATGGAGTGGTCGCAGCTCCCACTCTAAAGCAAGCCGAACGCCGATCCTTCAAGGTTGAGACTGTCCGCCGGAGCAACACTATCTACGGTCCAGCTGCTCTACGAAAGGCCTATGTCAAGTACGGCATTGTTGCTGCGGACATCGGACTCGACCTAGATGACTTTGAACCCAGCGTTaaggttgctgctgcggccgatACTGACGCGGAAGTCGCTGAGCCCGACTTGACCGGTGCTGTCAGTGCCAAATCTGTCGAGGGAGATGCGTCTTTTGTTTCGCCTATTACCATTGGTGGCCAGGAACTCACCATCACCTTTGACACGGGTTCGTCTGATGT ATGGGTGGTGAACACACTGCTCCCCAAAGACTCTATTGAAGGGCAAACGGCCTTTGACCCATCAAAGTCCACTACGTACAAGAAAATGACAGGGTCGACCTTTAACATCACTTACGGAGACGACTCGTATGCGTACGGTCCCGTTGGAACTGATACAATCAATGTGGGAGGGGTCACAGTGACAGGTCAAGCAATTGGCCTTCCTACTGCAGTTGCCTCATCTATCCTCGAAGACACCCACAGCAACGGCCTGGTGGGACTGGGTTTCAGCTCACTCAACACCGTCAAGCCCACACAGCAAAAGTCCTTTTTTGAAACAATCGCCGGCGTCCTGGACGAGCCTGTCCTCAGCGCATCTCTTGTGAGTGATGGAGTCGGCGAGTACGAGTTTGGCACTGTCGACAAGTCCAAGTACAAAGgcaacctcgtcaatgcaACCGTTGATTCTTCGGGTGGATTCTGGAAATTCGAGTCTTCATACTACCGTGTTGGAGACGGCACGTTGAAGAAGCACGACGACGCAACTTGGACAATCGCCGATACGGGAACCTCGCTCATGCTCCTCGAGCAGACCGTCGTAGATGAGTACTATGCACAGGTGCGAGGCGCGCAGTACGCAACCAGCGCCTCAGGCTACATCTACCCCTGCAGCGCCGAGTTGCCCaacctctccatcgccatCGGCCCTCAGCATCTGGCGACAGTACCTGGTAATTTGATTAATTTCTCGGAAGTtggcaccaacaccaccaccGGGGAAGCTG TCTGCTACGGAGGTGTCCAGTCCAACTCGGGTCTTGACATGCAAATTCTAGGCGATGCTTTCCTGAAAGCCTTCTATGTTGTCTTTGACCTGCGTGGCCCGTCGATCGGCGTTGCGTCTCCTGTCTGA
- a CDS encoding 2,3-butanediol dehydrogenase (transcript_id=CADANIAT00008835), whose product MRAVRFHGRRDIRVDQIDEPSCAEGQVKIRPAFVGICGSDLHEYLSGPIAIPTTPHPLTGAQLPVTLGHEFSGTIEEVGQGVTGFKVGDRVAVRPNLSDGTCASCVYGRPNCCRSLGFIGFSSNSGGLSDYVTVPAKHAILLPESVPLDLGALVEPLTVAWHAVARSPHETARTALVVGGGPIGLAVVQVLKARGVQTVVVAEVSTQRREYALTLGATHVFNPLTDDVVARVRSLTDNAGADISFECSGVQAGFDTAMNGIRVRGTTTIVSLWEKKPMIDAFDVVSYEKHVIGAAICDDGDFEAVIGAIKDGKLNPRPMITSKIRMEDVEEKGFKALVDEKDKHVKILIDIAA is encoded by the exons ATGAGAGCGGTTCGGTTCCACGGGCGCCGCGACATCCGCGTCGACCAGATTGACGAACCATCTTGTGCAGAAGGGCAGGTTAAA ATCCGCCCTGCCTTTGTTGGAATATGCGGCAGTG ATCTACACGAATACCTCTCTGGCCCAATCGCCATCCCGACAACACCCCACCCCCTCACAGGAGCACAGCTCCCCGTTACGCTGGGCCACGAATTCAGCGGCACCATCGAGGAAGTAGGGCAAGGTGTTACAGGGTTCAAAGTTGGAGATCGAGTGGCTGTCCGGCCAAACTTATCGGATGGAACCTGCGCCTCTTGTGTATACGGGAGGCCCAACTGCTGTCGCAGCCTTGGGTTTATTGGGTTCAGCA GTAATTCCGGAGGTCTATCAGATTATGTTACTGTTCCAGCCAAGCATGCGATTCTGTTGCCTGAGAGCGTCCCcctggatcttggtg CGCTCGTCGAGCCTCTAACAGTAGCCTGGCATGCCGTAGCCCGCAGCCCCCACGAAACTGCGCGTACTGCGctcgtcgtcggcggcggcccCATAGGCCTCGCAGTCGTGCAGGTCCTCAAAGCCCGGGGCGTGCAAaccgtcgtcgtcgccgagGTCTCCACCCAGCGACGCGAATATGCGCTCACCCTCGGCGCCACACACGTTTTCAACCCTCTCACGGACGATGTCGTTGCGCGTGTCCGCAGCTTAACGGATAATGCAGGCGCAGACATCAGCTTTGAATGCTCAGGAGTACAGGCAGGGTTCGATACAGCCATGAATGGAATCCGGGTCCGGGGGACGACGACGATTGTGTCGCTCTGGGAGAAAAAGCCCATGATCGATGCGTTTGATGTGGTTTCTTATGAGAAGCATGTTATTGGGGCGGCAATTTGCGACGACGGGGACTTTGAGGCTGTGATCGGGGCCATCAAAGACG GCAAACTCAATCCCCGTCCCATGATCACTAGCAAGATCCGGATGGAGGACGTCGAAGAAAAGGGCTTCAAGGCGCTTGTCGACGAGAAAGATAAGCATGTAAAGATCCTGATTGACATTGCCGCATGA
- a CDS encoding glycosyltransferase family protein (transcript_id=CADANIAT00008836): MGTPLVGTAIITGGNGSLGSEVALAIARTQPYVHLLLLARDIRSESAKKVREQIRLIGPRSLEFVKVDLASFNSVVSFTEITVERVKSKEIPPVTLLINCAAMSSYTIDQVTRDGHDPVYQTNAIAPFLLTVSLLEAFRAGDGTPNGGARVINIGCSSMSKGTLDYFENPDPELSVCPGTPLSAKEATKRFGSSKLIMSAAMYALRRSLVLTGNISLNVYTLDPGVMTGESHLVNAAPLSVKMAHQTRSGLRPFLRVFSKTAMNKASVPAKVIAKVAFQPDTVENWGRERYYILDSEYEAGSVIPAMRDPKEMDALLKKMLQQVEVGVKGMGSPSSRVSRLSC; encoded by the exons ATGGGTACTCCGCTGGTCGGCACCGCCATTATCACAGGGGGAAACGGGTCGCTTGGGTCAGAGGTAGCTCTTGCGATTGCAAGAACCCAGCCATACGTTCATCTGCTGCTCCTTGCGCGCGATATCCGCTCCGAGAGCGCCAAAAAAGTCAGAGAGCAGATCCGACTGATCGGGCCGCGGTCCCTCGAATTTGTCAAGGTGGACCTGGCGAGCTTCAATTCGGTCGTCAGCTTCACGGAGATTACGGTCGAGAGAGtgaaaagcaaagaaattCCGCCAGTGACTCTGTTGATCAACTGCGCTGCTATGTCGTCATACACCATCGATCAGGTAACACGAGATGGCCATGATCCGGTCTACCAGACAAACGCCATAGCGCCTTTCTTATTAACAGTGAGCTTGCTTGAGGCGTTCAGGGCCGGTGATGGCACGCCGAATGGTGGCGCGCGGGTGATTAATATCGGATGTTCGTCCATGTCGAAGGGCACCCTCGATTATTTTGAGAATCCAGACCCTGAGCTGAGCGTCTGTCCTGGAACGCCGCTGAGTGCGAAAGAAGCAACCAAGAGATTTGGAAGCAGTAAGCTCATTATGAGTGCGGCCATGTACGCGCTGCGGCGTAGTTTGGTGTTG ACCGGAAATATCTCCCTCAACGTATACACTCTCGACCCTGGAGTGATGACAGGTGAAAGTCACCTGGTGAACGCAGCTCCATTGTCTGTGAAGATGGCCCACCAGACACGATCTGGACTTCGACCGTTCCTGCGAGTGTTCTCCAAGACCGCGATGAACAAGGCTAGTGTACCAGCGAAGGTGATAGCGAAAGTCGCATTCCAGCCCGACACGGTGGAGAACTGGGGCAGAGAGCGATATTATATCTTGGACAGCGAGTACGAAGCCGGATCCGTCATTCCCGCGATGCGGGACCCCAAGGAGATGGACGCACTCCTGAAGAAGATGCTGCAACAAGTCGAGGTCGGTGTTAAGGGAATGGGGTCACCCTCGTCCAGAGTATCACGCTTAAGTTGCTGA
- a CDS encoding ANP1/MMN9/VAN1 family protein (transcript_id=CADANIAT00008837), with protein sequence MNRHAALANGYTAYPRGGQGTFSISPHKFQPRSQPALRRRKQLIQRICLIGGIAFFLLILIFPSWRASILPALSLGLLSSPDHLQIQTVRYYDLAQVKGSATGWENGDRVLMCTPLRDAASHLPMFFSHLRNLTYPHHLIDLAFLVSDSKDQTNEMLEHMLEELQRDPDRDMPFGEISVIRKDFGQQVNQDVESRHGFAAQAGRRKLMAQARNWLLSATLRPTHSWVYWRDADVLTAPSTILEDLMRHDKDVIVPNVWRPLPDWLGGEQPYDLNSWQESETALALAETLDEDAVIVEGYAEYATWRPHLAYLRDPYGDPDMEMELDGVGGVSILAKAKVFRAGVHFPAFSFERHAETEGFGKMARRMGFSVVGLPHYTIWHLYEPSVDDLKHMEEMEKERRAREEEEKAQAERAQRTETYFRDPKVESEIDNAFVRDSVEEEEEKAKDSTLEKDEFKAAEKDSPATGKYMLEKGHDEDKSAAQKQGAKGNVRIDEETEN encoded by the exons ATGAATAGGCACGCCGCCCTTGCGAACGGGTATACGGCCTACCCTCGAGGAGGCCAGGGCACTTTTTCCATCTCTCCTCATAA ATTCCAGCCGCGCTCACAACCTGCGTTGCGACGGCGAAAGCAACTCATTCAACGGATATGCTTGATTGGCGGCATTGCATTCTTCCTCCTTATCCTCATCTTTCCCTCCTGGCGTGCTTCGATTCTACCCGCACTATCGCTTGGCCTactctcttccccagaccATCTACAAATACAAACAGTCCGATACTATGATCTGGCGCAAGTCAAAGGTTCTGCAACCGGCTGGGAGAATGGGGACCGGGTGTTGATGTGCACACCTCTTCGAGACGCTGCGTCCCACCTACCAATGTTCTTCTCGCATCTCCGAAACCTCACCTACCCACATCATTTGATAGATCTCGCTTTCCTTGTGTCAGACTCGAAGGACCAGACAAACGAAATGTTAGAGCATatgttggaggagctgcagcgCGACCCAGACCGTGATATGCCCTTCGGAGAGATCTCGGTGATCAGGAAGGATTTTGGACAGCAGGTGAACCAGGACGTGGAAAGCAGACATGGTTTTGCGGCACAAGCTGGACGTAGGAAGCTGATGGCCCAGGCGCGGAATTGGCTACTCAGTGCTACTCTCCGACCAACCCATAGTTGGGTCTACTGGcgagatgcagatgtgcTTACCGCACCGTCCACCATCCTTGAAGATCTAATGAGGCACGATAAAGACGTTATTGTTCCCA ATGTGTGGCGGCCACTACCCGATTGGCTCGGTGGAGAACAACCATACGATTTGAACTCCTGGCAAGAGTCAGAGACGGCTCTAGCCCTTGCGGAGACACTCGACGAGGACGCGGTCATTGTGGAAGGTTACGCCGAGTACGCTACCTGGCGACCTCACCTTGCCTACCTTCGCGATCCATACGGTGATCCCGACATGGAAATGGAACTGGATGGAGTAGGTGGTGTTAGTATTCTTGCGAAAGCAAAGGTTTTCCGCGCCGGAGTCCATTTCCCGGCCTTCAGCTTCGAGAGGCATGCCGAAACAGAAGGCTTTGGCAAG ATGGCTAGGCGCATGGGATTTTCTGTCGTCGGCCTTCCTCACTACACGATCTGGCATCTGTACGAACCAAGTGTGGACGATCTCAAACAcatggaagagatggagaaagaacGCAGAGCgcgcgaggaggaagaaaaagcacaAGCTGAGCGTGCGCAACGGACAGAAACTTACTTCAGGGATCCAAAGGTCGAATCGGAAATCGACAACGCGTTCGTCCGTGACTCTgtagaggaggaggaggagaaggccaaAGATTCGACTCTAGAAAAAGATGAATTCAAGGCTGCTGAGAAGGACAGCCCAGCAACGGGAAAATACATGCTTGAGAAGGGACACGATGAGGACAAATCTGCTGCCCAGAAACAGGGAGCCAAGGGCAATGTCCGTATCGATGAGGAAACGGAGAATTAG
- a CDS encoding putative sister chromatid cohesion protein Dcc1 (transcript_id=CADANIAT00008838), whose protein sequence is MSTQSMPSILFTHQTPQQGFRLLELPPELAELLSSDDPPTLELKSPALSTTNTSNATASEYVNLCTATQTYSIRQVQSSNSLHILRPSNGVTVRKNDLKIVTGNGNGAGDGNGENVDMDADTDRGSDRDRDVNLNIEGTVTSIAKCGSTLELHKPAEGFSAVPFLKKRVRVFDRGDWEDMNGGESTDENVTSSEATKARNEILDRIFADVPVSRAQCERDWVEMCAFILLSPTATEEKIPAHSCWRPSAAMRLDVWKRVVEGAVLQGIDLEKQFIVSDLWKSVLDDDGVAPFPRPLFDAVALRIFMTGWLSDTGMSIKKEACVRWVGETYLEATATSNAFAIAESEFLNAWKDQLPESWRENVSIAVLPETCYMHPEPKTICFATEADRQKAKRNLPSDTSAATAAKKTRNWHELFKNQKRQKR, encoded by the exons ATGTCAACACAATCCATGCCCAGCATCCTCTTTACTCACCAAACCCCGCAACAAGGTTTCCGACTCCTCGAGCTCCCGCCCGAGCTTGCAGAGCTGCTTTCCTCTGACGATCCGCCGAC ACTAGAACTTAAatctccagctctttcaaCCACAAACACGTCCAATGCCACCGCATCAGAATATGTGAACCTATGCACGGCAACACAAACATACTCGATCCGTCAAGTCCAGTCGTCAAACTCACTGCATATTCTCCGACCGAGTAATGGGGTGACTGTGCGGAAGAATGATTTGAAGATTGTTACaggcaatggcaatggcgctggagatggcaatggcgagaaCGTGGATATGGATGCGGATACTGATCGGGGAAGCGACAGGGACCGAGATGTTAATCTCAATATTGAAGGCACAGTAACCTCCATCGCTAAGTGCGGGTCGACGCTAGAATTGCATAAGCCCGCTGAGGGTTTCTCTGCTGTGCCTTTCTTGAAAAAGCGGGTGCGAGTTTTTGATAGGGGAGATTGGGAAGATATGAACGGGGGAGAAAGTACGGATGAGAACGTCACGAGCTCAGAAGCTACGAAAGCGAGAAACGAGATTCTGGATCGCATCTTTGCAGATGTTCCCGTATCAAGAGCCCAGTGTGAGCGTGACTGGGTGGAGATGTGCGCGTTTATTCTCTTGTCGCCTACTGCAACCGAAGAGAAAATCCCAGCGCACTCGTGTTGGCGACCTTCAGCTGCAATGAGGCTGGACGTGTGGAAGAGAGTCGTTGAGGGAGCAGTGCTGCAAGGGATAGATTTGGAAAAGCAGTTTATCGTCTCAGATCTTTGGAAGTCGGtgcttgacgatgatggagttgCGCCGTTTCCACGCCCGCTGTTTGATGCTGTTGCTCTAAGGATTT TTATGACTGGGTGGCTAAGCGACACAGGGATGAGTATTAAGAAGGAAGCATGTGTTCGGTGGGTGGGAGAGACGTATCTCGAGGCCACAGCAACCAGCAACGCCTTTGCCATTGCCGAAAGCGAGTTTCTGAATGCCTGGAAGGACCAACTTCCTGAATCTTGGAGAGAAAATGTCTCGATCGCCGTTCTACCT GAAACATGTTATATGCACCCTGAGCCAAAAACAATATGTTTCGCTACTGAAGCTGATCGACAGAAAGCCAAGAGGAACCTTCCCTCAGATACTAGTGCAGCAACGGCGGCTAAAAAGACGAGAAACTGGCATGAATTATTCAAGAACCAAAAGAGACAGAAACGATAG